The following nucleotide sequence is from Pseudarthrobacter psychrotolerans.
AGTAGACATGCGAAACGTGCGCCTGGACGTAGGCTCCGCCGCCGTTTTCCTGGAGCGCCTGGAGAATGGCTTGGCGGACGCTGGCGTGGGTGGCGCCGATCTTGGTCCAGCTTGCGGCCGTTTCGAGCGTCTCCACATACACGCCGCGGGTCAGCAGCTCATCCCGCATGTAGGGGCCGCTGAACCGCCCGTGTTCCCACGACTGGCCGGGCAGCGGGCCGAGCACCAGGCCGCCGGCCTTGCGCAGGATCCGGGCACTGCGCCGCTTGCGGGCACGGGTCTCGCGGGCGTCACCCTCCCACACAAAAAGCGCCAGCGCCGGCCCTTTCTGGCCGCGGAACGCGAGGTAGCGTCCCAGCAGTTCGGTTTTCCGGCCGCCTAGTTTGAACGTGGTGGCGGTTTCGTCGGAATCACTGAGCCGGCAGACGTGCGGCATATCGCCGCGGACGCCTTCGTGGCGTAGCTGGCGCAGGGCCTCAACCCCGGCCTCAAAGGACGGGAAGGACCACGCACCGTAGGCCTTGTGCCGGGGCGCCGGGGTGATTTTCACCGTTGCCGTGGTGATCACCCCGAGAATGCCTTCGCTGCCGACGAGGACGTCCAGCAGCTTGGGGCCCGCGGCAGTACCGGGCGCTTCAGTGCCGACGTCGAAGGGCCCGGCCGGGGTCTCGACATAAACGGACTTGACCAGATCGTCAGCGCGGCCGTAGCCCGTGGATGCCTGGCCTGCAGAGCGAGTGGCAATGTATCCGCCCAGGGTGGCCTGCTGGTGGCTTTGCGGGAGGTGCCCCAGGGTAAAGCCGTGGACTGACAAGGCAGCCTCGATGGCCGGCCCGCGGATGCCCGCTTCAAAGGTGGCAGTGTGTGACACGGGATCGATGCTGAGCAGCCTGTCCATGCGGCGCAGGTCCACGGTGATAACGCCGTCAAAGCGGCCGCGCAACGGTTCAACACCTCCCACCACCGAGGTGCCGCCGCCAAAGGAGACAACGGCCAGCCGACGGCGGCCGCACAGTTCCAGGAGCCGGCGCACCTCCTCGCTGGTGGCGGGAAAGACAACGGCGTCCGGCGCGTCGAGTGCATCGCCGGCGCGGCGGCGCAGCAGGTCAGGGGTGCTCTTGCCGCCTGCATGCTCAATGCGATCCTGCGCTTCGGTGGAGACGTGACCGGATCCGCAGATGGCCCGGAGCTCGGCAAGAACATCTTCCTCCAGGCGCACCGGGCCCAGCCGTACCTCGGACAGGTCAACCGGGGGCTGGGTGGGCTCAAGGCTGGAAAGTTCCAGCTCGTCGCGCAGGAGCTTAAGGGAGGCCCGGCCCATGGGGCGGGCCCGCGCCGGGTCCCCCCACCCGTACCAAACGGACCGCGGAATTTCCTCTGTAATGTGCGTCACCATGAGATACAGTGTTACACATGACGTCACAACGTACCACCACGGTTGGCGATGAAAAGATCCTCGCCGCCACCCGGGACTCGGTCATCCGCCACGGAGTCAGGCGCACCACGGCCAACGACATTGTGGAGCGCGCCGGAATCTCGCGCATGACCTTTTACCGCCGGATGGGGTCCGTGGAGAATGCTGTGCTCCAGACGCTGACCCGCGAGTTCCGCGCTTATGCTGCAGCCGCCGAGGCTGCCAGCAGCACCGGCAACGGCCGCGAGAAACTGGTGCAATTCGCCGTCGAAAGCGTCCGTGTGTTTGCCACCTCGGAACTGCTGGCCTCCATTGGCGAGCGGGACCCCGAGTTCCTTATCCCCTACGTCACCGACCGCTTCGGGCAGAGCCAGCAGCTCATTCTTACCCGGCTGGAAGCGCTGATCGCCGCCGGCCTGGAGGACGGCAGCATTGAGGCGGCGCCAGCCACCGCCACATCAATCCTGCTTGCCCTGCAGGGAGTGGCCCTCTCCTCGAAAGTGCTGCTGCGGATGGGCACTTTCGACGATTCCGTCGCTGAACTGAAGAAAATGCTGGAACGCTACCTCACGCCGTCGAGCAACGGCGGTGAGTCGAACACCGGCAGTGGAAGGACAAGCCCATGACACCGCAGCGCGCCGAAAGCCACAGCTGGATCAACGACGCCAGCCGCCGGCGGTCCCTGGAACACCTGTCCCGGCACACCGTCGATGTGGCGGTGGTTGGCGGTGGCATCACCGGGGCAGGCGTGGCCCTCGACGCGGTCAGCCGCGGCCTGAGTGTGGCCCTGATCGAGAGCCACGACTTCGGCTCCGGCACCAGCGGCTACAGTTCCAAACTGGTTCACGGCGGCCTCCGCTACCTCGCCAGGATGGACTTCGGCGTCGCCTGGGAATCGGCCGTGGAGCGGCGGTGGCTCATGGGCAACATTGCCCCGCACCTGATCCGCCCGCTGGGCTTCGTCATCCCGGACAGCCGCGCCAACTCCGCCCTGGAAGGACTCGCGGCGGGGGCCGGCGTGGTCCTTTATGACCTGCTGCGCCGCTTCTCCGGCATGGGCAGCAAGGTACTCCCCCGCCCACAGCTGCTGACCAGCCAGGCAGCCGCTGCCATGGCACCCGCCCTGAACCCGGAGCACCTGCGGCGCGGCATCCTGTACTGGGACGGGCAGCTGGTGGACGATGCACGGCTGGTGCTGGGAGTCCTCCGGACTGCCGCCGGACACGGTGCGCACATTGTCCGTGACGCAAAAGCAACGGCGCTTGGCGCGACCACGATTGATGCCGTGGACACCCGCACCGGAGCGCAGCTTCAGATCAACGCGCGCGCCGTGGTTAATGCCACCGGCGTCTGGGCGGCCGAGCTGGACAGGAACCTGGCGGTCACCCCCAGCCGCGGGACGCACCTGGTGGTGCGGTCGGAACGGCTGGGCAATCCGCATGCAGCCCACACCGTGGCCGTGCCGGGTCATTTTGGCCGCTACGTCTTTGTGCTGCCGCAACCCACCGGGGTGGCCTACATCGGGCTGACGGATGAGGAAGACCGGCTTGCCGACGGCCGCCGCCCGCTGGTCCCGGAGCACGACGTCGATTTCCTGCTGGACGTTGTGAACACCACCCTGGCTGTGCCGCTGACGCGCGCGGACATTGTGGGTACGTTCGCCGGGCTGCGGCCCCTGGTCCGCGCGGCGGATGCCGGGCAAAGCCCTGGAACTGCTGATATTTCGCGCCGGCACCTGGTCCGGGACGTGCCGGGCGAACCCATCACCGTGGTGGGCGGCAAACTGACCACCTACCGACGGATGGCGCAGGATGCCGTGGATGCCGTCACGGCCCGGCTCGGCGTGGATCAACCGTCCCGCACCAAAACACTGCCCCTGGTGGGCGCCGCCTCCCGGGAAAAGCTCGACGCCGTCGCAGCACCGGCGCGCCTGGTGGAAAAGTACGGGACCGAAGCTCTTGCAGTGCATCAGCTGCAGCAGCAGGACCCCCGGCTGGCAGAGCCCCTGTTCGAGGGGACGGAAATCACCGGCGCCGAACTCCTGTTCGGAATCCGCGCGGAAGGGGCCGTTACCGTGGAAGACCTGCTGGAACGGCGGACACGCCTGGCCCTGGTTCCCGAGGACGCCGCGAAGGCCCGCGCCAAGGCTGAGGAAGTGCTCGCGCTGGGCGCCGGCAGCGCCGTTACCGGCAACACGACTGCCGTTGCCGGCAACAAGACTGCGGGGGTGCCACATGACTGCAGTACCGGGCGGACACGCACTGCTTCTGGTCAATCCAACATCGGGCCGCGGCAGGGGCCTGCGCCTCAGTCCCGGGGCCACCGAAGCGCTCCACGCGGCAGGCTTCACACCCGCCGTCGTCGTCACGGAGAGCCTGGCGGAAGCCACACGAAAGGCCCGCGACGCCGCGGCGGGAAGCCTGGTGGCAGTCCTGGGCGGTGACGGCTTCCTGGGCGCAGCCGCGTCGGGAGCGCGCGAATCGGGCGCCGTGCTCCTCCCGCTGGCCGGTGGCCGCGGCAATGACACCGTGCGCCGGCTGGGACTGGGGCTGGACCCGGCACAAACGGTCCGCAACATCCCGCAGCTGGTGGTGCGGGACATCGACCTGGGCCTGGTCAACGGGCGCCCCTACTTCGGCGTCGCCAATGTCGGCTTCGACGGCGTGGCCAACGAACTCGGCAACAGCACGGACCTGAACCTCGGATCGCTGACCTACCTCTACGGCGGGCTGAAGGCCTTCATGGGGTGGCAAGACGTGACCTTCACCGTCACCGTGGACGGCCTGGAGACGGTCTTCCCCGGCTGGTTTGTTGCGGTAGGCAACGTGGGCCAGTACGGCGGCGGGCTGCACATCTGCCCGGAAGCCAAAGTGGATGACGGCCTCCTGGATGTGGTCACCCTGGGACGGGCCTCCATCCTCCGGGTCGCAGCCACCTTCCTGCGCTCCTACCGCGGCACCCACCTGAACACGCCGGGTGTCGGCTTTACGCGCGGCCGCAGCGTCACCATCAGCGCCAACAGGCCGTTAAACATCTACGCCGACGGCGAGATGATCGCCCCGCTGCCGGCAACGGTTGAGATTGTCCCGGCCGCGGTCAAGGTCCTGGTCCCCGGGAACTCCCCGGTATTCTCCTAAGTCCCGGGCGCGGTTATGGGCGTCAGCGGACGACGCCGGTGCTTCCGGCGGCCAAGGCGCCCACCAATTCGGGGAGGTCCTTCACGCCGGGAAGGATGCGCAGGTGCGGGTGGCGGCCCAGCTCCTCCGCGCCGAGCTTCCCGGTGAGGACGCCGACGCCGGCCACGCCGGCGTTTGCCGCGTACTGCAGATCGACCACGGTGTCGCCGGCCACCAGCACGGCGTCCACGTTCAGGAGGCCGGTGCGCTCCATGGCGCGGTGGATCATGTGGGGAGCCGGCCGTCCGCGGGGCACTTCGTCGGAGGTGACCACGGCGTCCAGCAGCTCCCCGTCGCCCACGCGCCAGCCCAGCGTGGCCAGCAGCGGATCGGCCACATCCCGCGAGAATCCGGTGGTCAGGGCCACCTTGATGCCCATGGACTTCAGGGTCCGCAGCGCGTCCTCAACACCGTCCAGGGGAACGGGTGCGTTCGCGGCGTAGAGGGCCGCCAGGATCTCCTGGAAGCGGACAAACGTGCGCGCAACGAGCCCGGATTCGGCGGCGATGCCGCCAAGTTCCAGCAGCGCTGCGATGGCTTCGGTCTTGTCCGCGCCCATCCACGCCTGGAGGTCCTCGGGGTTACCTCGGCGCCGGCCTCGCGGACGGATTCCTCGAGGGCGCTGTAGACATCCCCGTGTTCGTCGATGGTGGTTCCGGCCATGTCGAGGGCTACAAGTTCAATCATTATGGTGTTTCCTTAGGCTGTGGTTGGCACGCGGACCAAGTTGGCGCGGTGCTCGCTGGTGTTTTCGATGGTGAAGTTGGTCAGGCCGGGGATGTACCTGTCGTCGGAGTATTCGATCGGCTGCCCGGCCGCAGATGAGGTCAGGCGCCGTTCGCGGAGCAACGGTGCGCCGCGTTCGACGCCGAGCAGTTCCACGTCGAGCCCCTCGGCCGCCACGGCGTCGATGGTGTGCCGGGCCCGGCTCAGGTCCACGCCCTGGCTTTTCAGGAAGCTGAAGATGGAACCGCTGTCCGTGTCGAAGTCGAACAGCAGCCGGCCGACGTCCAGGACAAAGCTGGTCCGCTCCACCATGGCCGGCGCGTCTCCGAGGAGCCGCAGCCGCAGCACCTCCACCACGGGCTCGCCCGCCGTGATGCCCAGCTGGGCTGCCACCTCGGGCGAGGCCGGGCGGCGGGCGATCTCGCGGGTCTGCTGCCCCGGGGTCTTGCCAATGGACCCGGCCCACTCCGTAAAGGACATAAAAGTGGTGAACGGCTGGGACAGCGCCGCCCGGCCGGCCACCGGCTGCTTGCCGCGACCGCCCAGAATGAGGCCCTCCCCGCGCAGTGCCGAAAGGGCCTGCCGGACCGTTCCCCGGGAGGCGTCGAATTCCCGGCAGAGCTCTGCCTCGCTGGGAATCCGGAATCCCTCCGGCCAGACGCCCGACGTGATCCGGGTACGGAGTTCATCGGTCAAGCGCTGGTGGAGAGGCTGAAGCTGCGATAGGGACATAACTTGATCATACAAGTTGAACCCCGGGACGTTCCAGGGATTTCAGGCGTCTCGGATGAATACGGCATTAACTCTGCAAGCCTTCAACGAACAAGCAGTACACTTGTTCAAACAAGTACTGTATTGGCTTGATTGACGTGGCGCGGAGCGGCCACCATCGATCTTGTGAATACCGGAATCCTTCAAACCCAAGCCGCCGGCAGCCTTCCTTCCTCCGTGGACGTGGTGGTGGTCGGGGCCGGCATCGTGGGCCTGGCCCACGCGGCCCTTGCCGCTGATCGCGGGCTCTCCGTGCTGGTCATTGACCGTGATCACCGCGCGGTGGGCGCCTCCATCCGGAACTTCGGACACTGCTGCATCACCGCGCAGACCGGCGACTTGTACGAACTGGCCATCACCGGCCGCAAGCACTGGCTGGACTTCTCGGAGCGCGCCGGCTTCTGGGCGACGGAATCCGGCGCCGTGGTGGTGGCGCGCACCGAAACAGAACTGCGCGTCCTCCACGAGCTGGCGGCACACCGCGAACCCGGCCAGATCGTGCTGCTCAGCGCCGCGGAAACGTGCGCCCGGCTGGGGCGAGTGGCTGCGGCGGAGGTTTCCGACGTAACGACGAGTCCCGTCGTCGTCGGCGGTGCGTGGCTGCGTGATGACCTCCGGGTCGATCCCCGGACCACGGTGGCGAGCCTCGCTGCGTGGCTGGGTTCGCGTCCGGACACGTCCGTGCGGTGGAACACGTCCGCCGTCGGCTTCGGCTCAGGGACCGGACGGACAGCCCTGGTCCGGACAAGCCGCGGCGAGGTGGAGGCCGACTACGTGTTTGTGTGCGTGGGCCACGACGTGGACCTGCTCTTCCCGGAACTTGCCGAAGGGCACAGGATCGAACGCTGCTCGCTCCAGATGGCAGCGGCAGCAGGTCCTGAGGGTCTGGAGCTGGAACCGGCAGTCCTGACCGCCACCTCCATGCTCCGCTACGGCGCCTTTGCGGAGATGCCGTCCGCGCCGGACCTCCTGGCAGAGGTTCAGGCACAGGATCCCGCGCTCCTGGACATCGGTGCCAACGTGATGTTCACCCAGCGCCCTGACGGCACCCTGCTGTTGGGCGACTCCCATGCGTACCAGAAAACGGCCGACCCCTTCCTGGCAGAGTCCGCCACGGCTCTACTGCTGGACCGTATCCAGGACGTCCTGGGGGTCGAATCCCTCGACATCACGGAACGCTGGCAGGGCATTTACGCCTCCAGCGAGGTGGGCCCGCTGCTTGTTGACGGCGTTGCCCCCGGCGTCACTGCCGTGTCCGTCACGGCGGGAATCGGCATGACCGTTTCCTTCGGCCTCGCGGCGCGCAACGTCTCCGCCCTCCCCTAACCCACCATCGCGCTTCGCCCCCAAAACCCTCAAGGATCCCCATGAAATCCCGCTACCTCGCCCTGATTCCGGCTGCCCTGCTCGCCACCGTCGGCCTGTCCTCCTGCGCCAGCCCGGACGTCCAGAACGCCTCCGCCAACACCCCCGCGTACTGCGCTAACGGTCCCATCAAGTTCGGCATCGAACCCTATGAGGACCCGGCCAAGCTCGAACCCGCCTACCGCGTCCTCGCGGACGCCATGGCGGCGAAGCTGGGCTGCGAAGTGGAGGTCCAGGTAGTGGAGGACTACTCGGCAGAGGTGCTGGCCATGGCCAACAACCGCCTTGACATCGGACAGTTCGGCCCCATGGGCTACGTCTTCGCCAGCACCAAGGCGGGAGCGGAACCCATTGCCTCCTTTGGAACGGCCGACGGCGAACTCAGCACCTACACCGCCGGCATCTGGGTGCCGAAGGACTCCGCCATCCAGTCGATCAACGACCTCAAGGGCAAGGACGTGGCACTCGGCGGCATCGGATCCACGTCCGGCGATGTCCTCCCCCGCTACGGGCTCAAGAAGGCCGGCATCAGCGAATCCGACCTGGACATCAGCTACGCCGGCGGGCACCCCGAAGCCCTCCTGGCCCTGGCCAACGGGACGGTGGACGCCGCCGAGATCAACTCCCAGACACTTGCCTCAGCCACGGCCGCGGGCACCTTCAAGCCGGAGGATTTCCGCCAGATCTGGACCTCCGAAGCCATCCCCAACGATCCCATCACCATCCGCGGCAGCGCTGACCCGGCCCTCAAGGAAGCCGTCCGCGACGCCCTGGTGAACCTCCCCGCCGAGGCCATCGAAGAGGTGGGCGGCTTCCTGGACGTCACGCCTCCGGGCCCGCTGCTGGCCGTCACCAAGGAGACCTACCAGCCGCTGTTCGACCTCGCCGCCACCATGGGACTGACCGAGGAAGACCTGTGACAGCTGTCCAGGTGGATGGCCTGACCAAGGCCTACGCGGGGACCACGGTTCTGGACGGCGTCGATTTCACCGTCCAGGCAGGGGAACTGCTGGCATTCCTGGGCGCCAACGGCTCGGGAAAGTCCACCACCCTCAAATGTGTCATCGGGCTGACCCGTCCGGATGCCGGCACCGTCCGCGTCCAGGGCAAAGACCTGGGGACACTGCAGGGCCGGGCACAGATCCTGGCGCGCAGCCAGGCGGCCATGGTCTTCCAGAAAATCCAGCTCGTTCCGCGCCGGACGGCCCTGGACAACGTCTGCTCCGGCGGACTCCTCCGGGTCCGCGGCCTCGCCTCGGCCAGCCCGGCATTTTTTGCCAAAGAACTGAAGGAGGAAGCCATGGCATGCCTGGACCGGGTAGGACTGGCGGGGATTGCCCTGGAACGGACGGGGAAGCTGTCCGGCGGACAGCAGCAGCGCGTCGCGATTGCCCGGGCCCTCTGCCAGCGCGCTTCGGTGCTGCTCGCGGACGAACCAGTCTCCGCCCTGGACCCGCATGCGGCGGAACAGGTCATGGCGCTGCTGGCCGAACTTGCCCACACGGAGAACCTCGCCGTCGCGGCGGTGCTCCACCAGCCGGACCTCGCGATCCGTTACGCAGACCGCGCCATCGGCCTCCTCAAGGGCAAAATAGTGTTCGACGGCGGCCCCGCCGGCTTGACGGACGATGTCCTGGACACGCTGTACGCACCGGACAGCGTTGCAGCATGAGCGCCCCCGCACTCCCCCGGGCACGGCGCCAGTGGACCCGTACCGGGACCATCACCGCCGCCGTCGTACTCCTCATTGCCATGCATGCGGTGGCCCTGGAGAGCACGGAGTTCAAACCTGCGCTGCTGGTTGACGGCGCCCAGGGCATGGGACGTTTCCTCGCCGAGGCGTTCCCGCCGGACCTGAACTGGGAAAAGGTACTGAAGCCCAGCCTTGAAGCAACCCTGGTGACGCTGTGGATCGGGCTCCTGGGAACCACCCTCTCCATTCCCACCGCCCTCCTGCTGGCCGCGCTGGCGTCGGAAACGACTACTCCGCATCCCGTGGTGTACCAGGCGGCGCGTGCCGTACTGTCCTTCTTCCGGGCGGTGCCTGACGTTGTTTTTGCGCTGATTTTTGTCACCGCCGTGGGGCTGGGCCCGTTCGCCGGCGTGTTGGCTCTGATCTGCCACAACACCGGCGTGATGGGGAAGCTCTGGGCAGAGGCCATGGAGGAGAGCGACCAGGGACCTGTCCAGGCGCTCGCCTCCGCCGGTGCCAGCAAACTGCAACAGACGTTCCACGCGAACATCCCGCTGGTGGTCCCCCAGTTTGTGGGGCTGCTCCTTTACCGGTTTGACGTGAACGTGCGGTCCTCGCTGGTCCTGGGCCTGGTGGGCGCCGGCGGTGTGGGCCTCCTCATCAACCAGGCCATCAAGTCGTTCCAGTTCGATCAGATGCTGACGCACATCATCGTGGTGCTCGTCCTGATCGTGCTGGTTGACCAGGCGTCGGCCCTGATCCGGCGCAGGCTCGCCTGACCTGCGCCCCCGGAACAGAAGCAGCGGACGACGGCGGGACCTCGCCGTCGTCCGCTTTCTGCTGGTGGCGTTACCCCTTCCGTCGGGGCATTACCCAAGCAGCGTGCCGGAAGTTGACACCCGCAGGTACGTGCGGTTGACTTTTGCATATGCTGAAATAACAGTTCCATGATGCGGAATAAAATATCCGCATAGCCTGACACCGTGGATGCCAGCATCGAAACACGAGGACTTGCCTCATGCATCTTGAACAATTCAATGCGGCCGGCCGCACCGAGGCTGCCGATTTCCTGCGCCCCTGCCTGGACATCCAGCGCTGGATCGACGAGCTCGCCGACGCCCGGCCCTATTCCAGTCCCGACGCGCTGCTCGCGGCAGGCCGCGGCGCAGCCAACCCCTTCACCCCGGCGGAGATCAAAGCAGCTCTCGCGCACCATCCGCGGATCGGCGAGCGGGCGAAGGGCGACAGCGCGGAAGCGAAGCTGTCCCAGTCGGAACAGGCCGGACTGGGCGTGGCCGATTCTGCCGTCGCCGAGGCCCTGGCGGAAGGCAACCGGGGCTACGAGGAGAAGTTCGGCCAGGTGTTCCTGATCCGCGCTGCCGGCCGCAGCCGCGAGGAGATCCTGGCCGCCCTCAACACCCGGCTCGCCCACACCCCCGGCGAAGAACAATCAATCATTGGCCAGCAGTTGCGGGAAATCGCTGTGCTCCGACTCGAAGGACTGATGGGCAAATGAGCATTTCCCACGTCACCACCCACGTACTCGATACCGGCTCCGGCAAGCCGGCGGCCGACGTCCCGGTAACCCTCCACGTGCTCGACGGCGTGCGTTGGGTCCAGATCGCCGAGGGCGCCACCGACGCGGACGGACGCGTCAAACAGCTGGGACCGGAGCGGCTCCCTTCCGGGACCTACCGCCTGGCCTTCGACACGGGAAAGTACTTCGCCGCCAGCGGCACCGAAACGTTCTTCCCGGAGGTGACCCTCACGTTTGGCGTGATCGAGGCGGAGGCCCATTACCACGTGCCGCTCCTGCTGAGCCCGTTCGCATATTCCACCTACCGGGGAAGCTGAGCACGCCCGGCACCTGCCGGAGCCTGCCAGAACGAACCTGCCAGAACCTGCCACGACAGGAAGGGCCCGCGGCGACGCCGCGGGCCCTTTGTGCGCCCATCTTCCGGCCCGTCGATACGGCCACGCCCGCCACAGTCACAATCGGTGATTTAGCCCGGGTGGGCCATAACGGAGAAAATTTCCTTGACAGTGGCGCGGGTCACTTCTATTCTAAATTTTGGGATCCCAAATTGGGATCCCAAAAGATCGCGTTACGGATACCGAGCCGCAGTACATTGCCCGGCGCATCCGGATTGGACCCAGGACGCCCCACCAGCCGGCCTCCTGCCCCGCGAACACCAGGCCTTTCCCCCCGTCTGCAATCTTCCTCTCTGTGAAGGAGAAGTTGTGTCTGTTCAAAATACTGAAACCGCTGTACCGCTCCCCGACGACAAAACCGGCAAGGACGGCGTGCAACGTCGCACCAACGTCCGCTGGAAAATGTTCCTTCTCCTACTGGTACTCGTCGCCGTCAACTACATCGACCGGGGCTCCATCTCGGTGGCCCTGCCGATCATCCAGAAGGAATTCAACCTCGCCCCCGAACTTGTGGGCCTCCTGCTCTCCGCTTTCTTCTGGACCTACGCGCTGATGCAGGTCCCGGTAGGCCTCCTGATCGACAAATTCGGTCCCCGCAAGGTCATGACCGCGTCCTGCGTCGGCTGGGGCGCAGCCACGGCAGCCTCCGGCCTGGCCGGCGGCTTCCTCAGCATGTTCATTGCCCGGCTGGGCATCGGCGTCACGGAAGCCGGTGTTATGCCGGCCGGCGGCAAGCTCAACGCGATCTGGATGCACAAGTCAGAGCGCGGACGCGGTGCCACCATCCTTGACGCCGGGGCACCGCTGGGCGCCGGCCTGGGCGGCCTCCTGATTGCCGGCCTGATCGCTTCCACCGGCAGCTGGCGCCTCTCGTTCATGGTCGCGGGCGCCGCCACCGTACTGATGGGCCTTGCCGTCTGGTGGTACGTCCGCGACAACCCCCGCCAGCACCGCGGCGTCAACGACGCCGAGGCCGATTACATCGAAGCCTCCCACGCAGCCGAGGACGCTGCTGCGGAGCTCGACGGCAGCAAGGGCAAGCGCGCCCTCCTGCCCTACCTGAAGTTCCGTTCCTTCTGGGCCATGTGCTTCGGCTGGCTGGGCTTCAACGGCGTCTTCTACGGACTTCTGACCTGGGGACCGCTCTACCTGGCCCAGGACAAGGGCTTCGACCTCAAGACCATCGGCTGGTCCACGTTCGTGATCTTCGGCGCCGGCTTTGTCGGCGAAATCCTGGGCGGTGCGATCGCCGACAAGTGGCAGTCCACCGGCGCCTCCGCCAACCGTGTGATGCGCACGCTCCTGGGCACGTCCAGTGTTGTTGTGATCGGCGGCCTGATCGGCGTCACCGTCGTGGCCGATCCCACCACCGCGGTCATCCTCCTGTCCGTGGTCATGTTCTTCCTCCGCTGGGTGGGCCTGTTCTGGAGCATCCCCTCCATCCTGGGCGGCCGGACCAACGCCGGCGTCCTGGGCGGCGCGATGAACTTCAGCGGCAACATCTCCGGCTTCGTCACCCCGATTGCGGTCGGCCTGATTGTCGGTGCCACGGGCTCCTACACCTGGGCACTGCTGTACTTCGTGGGATCAGCGATCATCATGGGCGTATCCGTCCTGACCCTGAACTACAACAAGCGGCTACCTGTCTAAGCTAGCCAAACACCTGTTCCTGAAGCCGGGAACGAAATGCCGGACAAGAACCGAAAGTGGAGAAACATGCACAGCGCAGAAGAGACCCAGGACAAGGAACGCCCCCTGCGGGAGGCTGTCCGGGACACCCTCCGCAACAGGATCTTTGAAGGGCACTACGTTCCCGGCACGAGGCTGGTGGAACGCGACCTCGCCGCTGAATTCAACGTGTCCCGCCTTCCCGTCCGCGAAGCGCTCCGCATGCTGCGCCAGGAAGGACTCCTCAGCGACCGGGGCGCCCGCGGAGCCGAGGTCAGCACCCTGAGTCCCAAGGACGTCGAGGACCTGTTCGACGTCAGGGAGTCCCTCGAGGTGCTTGCCTGCCGGCTGGCCGCCACCCGCGCCACCACCGAAGACCTCAGCGGCCTCAAAGCCCTGCTTGACGAGGCAGACTGGTGCCTCGCCAAGGGCGCCATTATGGAAGCCCACCGGGCCAACAGCGAAT
It contains:
- a CDS encoding FAD-binding oxidoreductase; translated protein: MVTHITEEIPRSVWYGWGDPARARPMGRASLKLLRDELELSSLEPTQPPVDLSEVRLGPVRLEEDVLAELRAICGSGHVSTEAQDRIEHAGGKSTPDLLRRRAGDALDAPDAVVFPATSEEVRRLLELCGRRRLAVVSFGGGTSVVGGVEPLRGRFDGVITVDLRRMDRLLSIDPVSHTATFEAGIRGPAIEAALSVHGFTLGHLPQSHQQATLGGYIATRSAGQASTGYGRADDLVKSVYVETPAGPFDVGTEAPGTAAGPKLLDVLVGSEGILGVITTATVKITPAPRHKAYGAWSFPSFEAGVEALRQLRHEGVRGDMPHVCRLSDSDETATTFKLGGRKTELLGRYLAFRGQKGPALALFVWEGDARETRARKRRSARILRKAGGLVLGPLPGQSWEHGRFSGPYMRDELLTRGVYVETLETAASWTKIGATHASVRQAILQALQENGGGAYVQAHVSHVYSDGASLYFTFLAGREEDGLAQNARVKEAASRAIVAAGATITHHHAVGTDHAPYVTAEIGDLGVRVLRGIKDVLDPQGIMNPGKLIPATAPAATRPPG
- a CDS encoding TetR/AcrR family transcriptional regulator; translation: MTSQRTTTVGDEKILAATRDSVIRHGVRRTTANDIVERAGISRMTFYRRMGSVENAVLQTLTREFRAYAAAAEAASSTGNGREKLVQFAVESVRVFATSELLASIGERDPEFLIPYVTDRFGQSQQLILTRLEALIAAGLEDGSIEAAPATATSILLALQGVALSSKVLLRMGTFDDSVAELKKMLERYLTPSSNGGESNTGSGRTSP
- a CDS encoding diacylglycerol kinase family protein — its product is MTAVPGGHALLLVNPTSGRGRGLRLSPGATEALHAAGFTPAVVVTESLAEATRKARDAAAGSLVAVLGGDGFLGAAASGARESGAVLLPLAGGRGNDTVRRLGLGLDPAQTVRNIPQLVVRDIDLGLVNGRPYFGVANVGFDGVANELGNSTDLNLGSLTYLYGGLKAFMGWQDVTFTVTVDGLETVFPGWFVAVGNVGQYGGGLHICPEAKVDDGLLDVVTLGRASILRVAATFLRSYRGTHLNTPGVGFTRGRSVTISANRPLNIYADGEMIAPLPATVEIVPAAVKVLVPGNSPVFS
- a CDS encoding HAD-IA family hydrolase; translation: MGADKTEAIAALLELGGIAAESGLVARTFVRFQEILAALYAANAPVPLDGVEDALRTLKSMGIKVALTTGFSRDVADPLLATLGWRVGDGELLDAVVTSDEVPRGRPAPHMIHRAMERTGLLNVDAVLVAGDTVVDLQYAANAGVAGVGVLTGKLGAEELGRHPHLRILPGVKDLPELVGALAAGSTGVVR
- a CDS encoding GntR family transcriptional regulator, which gives rise to MSLSQLQPLHQRLTDELRTRITSGVWPEGFRIPSEAELCREFDASRGTVRQALSALRGEGLILGGRGKQPVAGRAALSQPFTTFMSFTEWAGSIGKTPGQQTREIARRPASPEVAAQLGITAGEPVVEVLRLRLLGDAPAMVERTSFVLDVGRLLFDFDTDSGSIFSFLKSQGVDLSRARHTIDAVAAEGLDVELLGVERGAPLLRERRLTSSAAGQPIEYSDDRYIPGLTNFTIENTSEHRANLVRVPTTA
- a CDS encoding TIGR03364 family FAD-dependent oxidoreductase, producing MTWRGAATIDLVNTGILQTQAAGSLPSSVDVVVVGAGIVGLAHAALAADRGLSVLVIDRDHRAVGASIRNFGHCCITAQTGDLYELAITGRKHWLDFSERAGFWATESGAVVVARTETELRVLHELAAHREPGQIVLLSAAETCARLGRVAAAEVSDVTTSPVVVGGAWLRDDLRVDPRTTVASLAAWLGSRPDTSVRWNTSAVGFGSGTGRTALVRTSRGEVEADYVFVCVGHDVDLLFPELAEGHRIERCSLQMAAAAGPEGLELEPAVLTATSMLRYGAFAEMPSAPDLLAEVQAQDPALLDIGANVMFTQRPDGTLLLGDSHAYQKTADPFLAESATALLLDRIQDVLGVESLDITERWQGIYASSEVGPLLVDGVAPGVTAVSVTAGIGMTVSFGLAARNVSALP
- a CDS encoding phosphate/phosphite/phosphonate ABC transporter substrate-binding protein yields the protein MKSRYLALIPAALLATVGLSSCASPDVQNASANTPAYCANGPIKFGIEPYEDPAKLEPAYRVLADAMAAKLGCEVEVQVVEDYSAEVLAMANNRLDIGQFGPMGYVFASTKAGAEPIASFGTADGELSTYTAGIWVPKDSAIQSINDLKGKDVALGGIGSTSGDVLPRYGLKKAGISESDLDISYAGGHPEALLALANGTVDAAEINSQTLASATAAGTFKPEDFRQIWTSEAIPNDPITIRGSADPALKEAVRDALVNLPAEAIEEVGGFLDVTPPGPLLAVTKETYQPLFDLAATMGLTEEDL